CATCAGCCATTGTTTGTAGTCAATCCAAGATGgcaatagtttttttaattagaagTTCTGAAACGAACTCATCAGGTAGCATTATGTTCTTTACTTTGATGTCTTCAAGTAGTTTATGGTGCTCGTTGATTCTGATCTTGATGTCGTTATCTTCCATTGTCTTCCAGCGGTAAAAATTTCCTATGACGAATCTTTGTTCGATAACATCTTAAAcgacatattttaaaatcaacaaaaaccCAAATTTGATGAATCAAAACATTGTTTTAGAAATTCAGACATTTTTTGCGAAATTGTTCCTGAACACGTCGAAATTCGAGGtcttcttttagaaatttcttTAGTCTATGATGCATGACTAAAATAGTTATTGTATCCTCTTACAAATTACTTTAGTCTTATGATGTATCGATACTTCAATTTGAGATACTTTACCtacatttatcaataaaatatctaatatataAAGTAGTAGTACTTTTATGAtgacaatattaataattttttatgttgacaACTTTAgtacatataattttaatatagatttatatcataataatcatatatgTATGGtgtttttaagaattatttacatttttcaatatgcACATATCACATATCGTATTTTactatgtttaaatttatgaataatgtcAATATATAAGTATTGGAAATTATGTTTAGATGAGGATACTTAAAAAGTACAAAATCGTATGCATGAGTTTTTAACCATCATTACAAGTTACTAAGAGAAAATAACATGATATAAATCCATACGAAATAAAACTATTCAGATTGTGACATCTATTATTTCGGTAAATAAGtagaataaaaagtatttacaaATATCAAGAAAGGTAAATCAATTGTTCTTATCtttaaaatgacataaaatCATCTATAGGacaataataatatgttattaaaagattattttgataatttttttataatattttaacataatatacgtgtcaagatttaaaatatgtgaaacacagtaacaaataaataatgaattaggaagaaaaaatatatatacagtATCAAAATTCCTACCATACAACTAACACATTGAATCTTCTCATTAAGAATTCTGAGAAACTTTTGATCGAATATTTTTGGGTCCATCATAGAACTAGTGAAATTATTTCTATAACATGCAAATTCCTTGATTATCTAAATATGTTCGAgacataatatttgattataatatttaggtttcttatttttagattattatttttatttctaatttagtACTTTCAACACGTCCTACGAGTAAGAATTCTCTATGTGCTATCCTATCACTCAAATGCAGACTGAGATTGTCGTTCCATtccaattattattagtttcatGGACGTGTGCAGCAATCATATATATTAGTTTGGGCGCTTGATACATTTTTATCTTTGTGTAAGAGACTGGGTCAATTGATCTTGTTGGAAGCTCTAATACAAATTTCCTTATTCGGATGGATTGTAGAATTATCAACACCAGCTCCTGTTACTCTACTTCTTTGTGTTGCTTCCATGGAGGCTTTACGATGATATCTAGACGAAGTATTCAATCAAGCATACTTCTGTCCACTTCTGATATACTCGAGGCATACGCACACGATTCAAGTGAGGAACAAGCATTTATAGAAAATGTGACACTGCTCTTCACATCAATTTTCAAGGTTCCTATTAGGATTCTTGAGCAATATATCTGCTTTTCTATTAGGCATTTATCGTATGTGGTTGATAATTAATGAGGTTTTTAAGGTCTTTTTGGATTGCTGGAATATGGTAGTTGTAGAATTCTTTAAGGCACATTTTAGTTTGGAGAACCTTGCAGAAACAACAAGCATTATGGGACTTCGGGTGCCTCGTATGGTTGACTGCATTGATTCACAACTTCTTTAGCGCCAGCAAGGTTATGTTGGTCCTGTGTCAAAGTTGAGAATGTTTATGATCTGTTGCATGACAAAAAAATGTTCCCGTGGAAGATGAAAATGGGAATATAGTTAGGGAAACAATGACAGATAATGATTTTCTTGCCAATACTCTTTTCAACTGCTTCCAATTTTCAACAACATCTCACACTTGTGGAAACCAAAGAAAGTCATAATCTAAGTACtccaattattataattgagttTCTTTGTTAGTTGGGAGAGATAGTTTCCAGGGTTCACCATCTCAATCAAACTCTAACTCAAATTTTCTCAAGCAACACTTAAGCTAAGTAActcttcatataattttttttaactaaaactCTTCTATATAAACTGATTTACTTTGTCTATATATTTCATGTGTCATATGGTCGTTACAAAGATAAACATTtgacttttcattttcaaatcataatttctttaattattaaaagaaaaaagtactataataatcattaatattcaaaacataacatgCTATCCACTTCActtctgcttttttttttaaaacattaaaatattactgTTTTTTAACCCTAAATTTAAGTCTATCTTAACATTTTCAGTATTTGTCGTGAACAAGTTGTTTGAGATTATGCTTGAGACACATCTAGGAATTCGGGATATGGCCTTCGGTACATGTTTTAGAATAGTTCAGAAGGGCAAGTGTAAATTTGTAATCACCCAGAATTGTAGAAAACGGGCCATTTGTTTCTGAACTTTTTACTAATATTCCAAATACATTTGCAGATCTGGAACCCCATCAAATATACTCGTTCTATGAATCTGTTGGTTACCTGATTCACGAAGACTCAAATGTCCAGAAAGAGAGTGAATATCTTCAAAAGTTTATGGTTGTGCTGAATCAGAGATGGATGGAAATTATTGAGAAAACACACAGATGTCAAGCTTTAATTATTCCCGTAGGATCTAAAAGATTGAAGGAGGAAAGAAAGAGACGACAGTGCTGGTGGAAAGAGGTTTATGGGAGAGATACAATACTAATATAAAATCTGAACCCAACGGATTTATActgtcttttacttttatataatactttttcatatttttatgacATGAAGACTTAGAATTACATTTGAATTCCAAACAAGTGCTCCATCATTCTAGGTTAACCCACTTTTGTCCACAATGCCACAAGCTTATTATGTCTGGAGGATAATCTTAATGTTTGGTGCACTCCCAGCTGTGATCACATATTTGCACATGAAAATGTTCAAGACCAAGCAAGCTATGCAAAGATGTTTTTGGAAGTTGACACTGACAGGGATGAGAAGAAATGGTTGATGTTGCTCGATAGAAGAGGACTAGTGGGAAGATTTCAGAATGCGTTAAGTGTTTCTACATAggtaataaagttaaaaatgtgAATGGTAGTAGTGGGCAGAAGAAGATTGAGGCAGAGTCGAAAACAATTATGGGTTCTTTATTATCTAAGCCGCTGAGGCGGTGGACTCGATCACAGCCAAACATGACAGAAAAAGAAGATTCTCCATTTTCCAATGACAATTGAGTTTTGGTTCATGTTATTAACACGTGCATCACTTGGATGGCTGGATCAAGCACCTGGTTCCTCGAGAAATTGAAACACAGGGACGGAACATGGCCTTTTAATTGCAATGCGAGGTATATTTGTGAGAGACAAAGGGAGATGGAAAACTTTTGAATTTACTATGTGTAAGAACAAAGTTACTAGTCAGGATGtgcctaatatatatatatatatatatatatatatatatatatatatatatatatatatatatatatatatatatatatatatatatatatatatcatggtTTTAATACATAAGGTAAGTCTGACGTGGTCTAAAtgcatcaaaatcaaattcCACTTCACTCGTCTTTCCCCAAACGattattcatattcatattatAAAGAAACACAAACAACTAAAACTCAAAGCTCAAACTCAAATCCCAAACATAGTACTAGTAACACCAATGACGTGGTCTAAATGCAAGAACTTCGGTATTAATTTGAGGTTTCCTTCTCTATGATCTTCACAGGAAAACCACCACCCATCTGGGCGGACAGGAAAGAAATGAAGTTCAGCTCCACCCCTTCAGCCACCGTGGGAACAACCGCGAACCGCCGAAGAATCCCAGCCACCACACTCTGCATCTGCATAAAAGCCATATCCTTCCCCAAACACATTCTGGGACCAGCTTGAAACACAGGATATGTGAAAGAATCTTTTGGCACAAACTTCCACTTTCCGGATTCAACCTTCTGCAACCACCTCTCTGGCTTAAACTCCGCCCAATCCTCACCCCAAATACTCTCCAACCTCCCCATGGCGTANACGTGATAAGTCACCAGCGNCCCCTTCTTCACCACCGTCCCNTCCGGCAAGACGTCGTCCTCCACTGCTTCCTTGGTGTCCATGGGCACAGGCGGGTACAGCCTCATGCTCTCGCATAACGCTGCATGCGTGTAAACCATATGCTTCACTTCATCGTAGACCGGAGCCTCCGATTTCTCCATTATCTCCTTCACAATCTCCTTCTCCACTCGAGGGTACTTCGATAGCAGCCAGAAAAACCAAGTCAGCGCTGCTGACGTGGTATCCTTCCCCGCCAATATGAAGCTTATGACTATGTCCGTCACAAAGTCTTCATCAGAGTGCCCCGAACTCAAGAACCGCGAAAGCATGTCTACAGATTCAAGGGATTCCTTCTCCTTCAACtccctcttcttctctctcactATGTTCTTTGCGAACTCGTGCACTTCCTTCACAGCCATTCTCAACCGCTTTTCGGAACCTATGTTCAGTGCCCTCTTCACTTTCCACACTAACGGAGACAGTTCGCGGAACCGCTTGCTGCTTATCTCAACCGCTTCTTCGTACGCCACCGCGAACTTGCTCCGTTCAGCTGACGACGTCAGGTACTCCGCGTCGAAGCCAAAGGCGATTTTGCAGATGTTATCGAAGGCGAAGCGTTGGAGGATGTCTTGGAAATCAAGGGTCTGGTCGTGCTGTGCCGCTGAAGCCATGATGGGGATGAGGCGGTCGGAGAGTTCGGCATCCACCACGTGTTCAACGAACTTGCGGAGAGACTTTGTGTTGAATTCGTGGCTGGCGACTTGCCTTTGGAACTTCCAGGTGTTGCCGTCGGTGTTGAATATCCCCGTACCAAGGAAGTCGGAGAGGGTGCTAGTGACGGAATAACCCTTTTGATAGTTGGAGAAGCGGGTCTTGAGAATGTGCTCGACGTTGGCAGGGTTGCCAGTGAAGACTTGGAGGCGGCCCAGTGGGCGGTGGAAGGTGAATGTGTTGGCGGGTGAGATTTGGACTATATCAGATAGCCACTGGATACGGCGGTTTCCGGTGCGTTTAAGGGCGAAGTAGGAGCCAATGAGTGGGTATGATTTTGGTATAATAACGGTTTGTTTGGTTGGAGCAGCCTCTTTGTTGTTGAAAAGTGAggagtagaagaagaagatgagggGAAGGATGAgggagaggaagaggaagacagGAGCTATCAGCTCCAGATTCAGGGGAATCGCAATCATTTTCGTATCCGAATTTAGTATGAAATTTTTGAGTGTGTACTAGATAGATGTTGAGTTGTAATCTTTTGGATATGTTAGTGTTGAAGTAAGATTTGTGTATATATAGTGAAGAATATGTTGAGCAGACAAACAGAAAAGGCGGGGAGAAAATGTATCGAACAAGTCCTCACTGCTGATGTCTGCATTTTGTCTGTTTTTGAGATATTTTAATTGCTCTAACTACTAGGCTTAAAAACTTATGGTTCAGAATCCACTAATTATTTCTACTTTATTATAAA
The sequence above is drawn from the Vigna radiata var. radiata cultivar VC1973A chromosome 3, Vradiata_ver6, whole genome shotgun sequence genome and encodes:
- the LOC106756838 gene encoding cytochrome P450 94A1 encodes the protein MIAIPLNLELIAPVFLFLSLILPLIFFFYSSLFNNKEAAPTKQTVIIPKSYPLIGSYFALKRTGNRRIQWLSDIVQISPANTFTFHRPLGRLQVFTGNPANVEHILKTRFSNYQKGYSVTSTLSDFLGTGIFNTDGNTWKFQRQVASHEFNTKSLRKFVEHVVDAELSDRLIPIMASAAQHDQTLDFQDILQRFAFDNICKIAFGFDAEYLTSSAERSKFAVAYEEAVEISSKRFRELSPLVWKVKRALNIGSEKRLRMAVKEVHEFAKNIVREKKRELKEKESLESVDMLSRFLSSGHSDEDFVTDIVISFILAGKDTTSAALTWFFWLLSKYPRVEKEIVKEIMEKSEAPVYDEVKHMVYTHAALCESMRLYPPVPMDTKEAVEDDVLPXGTVVKKGXLVTYHVYAMGRLESIWGEDWAEFKPERWLQKVESGKWKFVPKDSFTYPVFQAGPRMCLGKDMAFMQMQSVVAGILRRFAVVPTVAEGVELNFISFLSAQMGGGFPVKIIEKETSN